In the genome of Paenibacillus pabuli, the window GGAAGCGAGATAGACAATGCTGTTGTACCCGATCGTTTTCCACAAAGCTACGAACACCAGGATATACGGCCAATACTTCGCTTCTGAATACCATTGAATCGGTTCAACACCGAACCACCCAATAATCTGGTTCAACATCCCCCGGTCCATGCTCAGGAAGCTGAACGCGAAATAACCAACAATAACCCAGGATAGGAAATACGGCAGGAACATACCTGTTTGATACAATTTGGCCAATCGTTTATTGACCAGCTCCGAGAGCAGAATCGCCAAACCTACAGCGAATACCAGCCCCAGAAATATAATTGCGAGGTTATAAAAAAGCGTGTTTCGAGTAATAAGCCAAGCATCGTTAGTGCTGAACAGGAACTTAAAGTTATCCCAACCCACCCATTCGCTCTTCATCAGACTGGCCCAGAAGCCTTCGCGGCTGAAACGATATTGTTTGAATGCTGCTACTGTACCCACCAATGGCAAGTAGGAGAAGAAGAAGAACCAGATGGCGCCTGGCAGCACCATGAACAGCATGACTCGGTTTCTAATCAGATTTTTCAAAAATGCGGTCATATGGAGATCCTCCTTCAGGCTTGAATGAAAAAGGATCGGGCGCAACAAGCAGCGGCCCGATCCCTGAATTTACCCTTACTTATTTGCCGCTCTCCAGGCATCAAGCTGGGTTTGGGCTTCAGCCATCACTTTTTCAAGTCCGGCTTGATTGAACTTTTCAATCACTTGCTCCAAATTGTTCTCCGGGTCCAGCGTACCTGTCATCAATGCAGCCCAGTATTGCTCTTTGACATTCTGCACTGCTGTCAGTTCCGACGACACTTTGCTTGAGTCAAAGTTAAAGCTCAGAATTGGGGAATTTACACCCTCTGCATTAAATTTCTTGAACTCATCCCATTTGTTATCCGGGTCATTGTTGTTCAGATACAACAACATGTTGTTACCGAGGGAGTAAGAAGGCATATCGTAGTTCTTGGATTCAGCCAGATTTTCCATGTGCGTGTCATCCACTTTTTTGTAGTGAACGCCCTCAATACCGGAATCAACCATATTGCGCAGCACTGGATCTGTGTTCAGCAGGTTCAGGAACTCCATTGCTTTCTCCGGATACTCGGAGTTGGCTGAGATAGCCATGATCGAACCTTGTACAGACGTATTGGTGATGATCGCATCACTAGCTGGTGTGGAAATGACCGGGTATCCGTAGCTTGCTGACCACTGGTTGTCCGCGAGCGGTTGTGTCTGAGCACGATCCAGGAACCAGTTGCCTGATGTGGTCAGGTCATTGGTGGAGCCTGTTGTTGCTGCCTCTGGTGATACATAACCAGCTTTGTAGTATTTGCTCATCGTTTTGAGAGCTTCTTTCATTTCCGGAGTATCCAGAATGTTCACAATCTTGTAATCCGTCGTATCCAGTTTGATCGCCATTGGCAAGTTCTGAATGACATAGTCATAAGGCACATAAGGAACGAAGTTTTTATCCATTCCAAATGGAGTCACACTTGGCTCATTTTCCTTGATCGTTTTGAGCAAAGGCTCCAGACTGTCCAACGTACGGATATTGGAGATGTCCATTTTGTATTTATCAAGCAGCGTTTTGTTGAAACGCCATACCTCTTGTTGAGGCAGCTCTTTGTTGGCTGGAATTCCGTAATTGTGTCCGTCTACTTTCGAACCACTCAGGAATGCAGGATCAATCGTTTTAATAAGGTCCTGTCCATATTTAGGAAGCAAATCATCAAGCTCTAAGAATGCGCCCTTTCTAGCATTTTGAACATAATCGAATCCGCCGGAAGAGGTGAACAGGATGTCCATTGGCTCGCCGGATGCTACGTTAACTTGCATCTTTTGCGGATAGTCACCCCAGTCAACCATTTTCATCGTTACTGTGGCATTAATTTTTTCTTTCGTGTACTTGCTGACTTCTTCCATCACTTTATTAACATCTTTCTGAGGGGTACCGATGGTGTACCAGATCAGCTCGACAGGAGCCTCTCCTGCTTCCCCTGATTCTGAAGCTTCCTTGCTTCCTCCACAGGCGCTAAGAACGAGTGTAACCGCCATCAACAATGCAAGTACGAGAGAAAAACTTTTTCTTTGTTTACTCATTTCCTTGATCCTCCCTTTTCGTGTTCCCTTAGACTCTATAATCTAACTGTTTTAACCTTATCGAATGAAAGCATTTTCAAAAAGAAGATAAACTTAATATTTCGAGGTACAAATTAAAGAGAAATTAGTACCGATTCATTAATTTGTACCTATTTGATTAAATCGCTTACACAAAAAAGACATGCTGAGTAACATTTGGCACCAACTCCATTGCATGCCCTCCTGTCCCCAGAATGTCTCATTTATTTCAGTCCACTGGTCCAATCGGTGATCCACTGGAAATTATCCAAAAACCTTAAAATCGGTTGGTGAAATTCCCACATACTTGCGGAACTGTTTATAGAAATATCCGGTCTCCCAGTACCCTACATTCCTTGCGATCTCATGCACTTTCAGATTCGAATTGCGCAGCTGTTCCTTGGCACGTTCAATCCGGTATTTATTGATATATTCGGCAAAAGTCTCCCCCGTCTCCTTATGGAACAGTTGTCCCAAATATACCGGATGAAGATGATAGTGGGCACCTAGCAGCTTCAGGGAAAGTTCTTCTGCGTAATGTTTGTCAATATGTTGAAGTACCTGGTTAACAATTGGATTCTTTAAATCCTGAAGCAGGGACTGAATCGTCTCCGTACCAACCTGCTGCAACGCCTGCACGAGCTCATCAAAGGTTCCGCTGTCCAATACAAGGCGAAGGCCACGTTGGTAAATAGCCGATTCATCCGAATGTTTGATGCCCTCCAATTCCATCTTAAAGCGAATGACCACTTCCAATGCGATGTTCTGCAACTCAGCCGGAGTAACCCCGTCGCGGTGCTGTTCAAAATCGGCCCGAATTCGCTCCGCAAGCAACTCTGCATTACGGGATAGAATGAGCTTCGCGTACTCCTTCCAATCGATCGAGAAGGAAGAAGCAGAGCTTCCACCCTTCTCCAATATGGCATGATCAATCACTTTAAGGTCGGGATAGATCATCACATACTGGAGCGCCTTTTTCGCCTCTTGATAGCTTGTCGGCGCATGGTGAAGTCCACGCATCAGACTTCCTGCTCCAATCAGAACAGCAGGATGTGTTTCACACAGCGCAGCGGATATTGCCTGAAGGCACTCCATAAACTTCTCTTTCTCATCCTCGCCTGCATGCACATTGGCAACCATGACGATATCTCCATCGATGTCATGAAATACGTTCACATAGGACTTTTCCTTGAGCATACCCTCCACTCGCTCAAACATGCCGGTTACTTCCCCTTTAGTGCGCAGTATAGCTACTGCAACATCAGGTGCATCCAGCGAAAGATTCAAGAACTGTGCACGTTCCTCGAATTCCGTAGCCGCGATTTGTCCTGTCAGCCATCGATGAAGGATGTTGTCTTTCAGAATCTGAACACCATACGCATCATCCGTTTGAGGAGACAACGCATGATCCAGCTTGGAAGCCGTATTGCGAAGCGTCGATTCCAGTTCTTCCACATTGATTGGTTTGAGAAGGTAATTTTCGATGCCCAGCTGCATGCCCTCTTTCAAATATTCAAACTCATTAAAACCACTTAGAATAATCACCTTGATGTCAGGCTGCAATTGCCTTGCTTCCCGAATCAGATCCAGACCATTCATGAATGGCATGGATATATCCGTGATCAGTATGTCCACAGGCTGCGCAGACAAGGCGTTTAATGCGGCCTGTCCATTGCCGGCATGGCTTACAATTTCCATATCAAACGACGACCAATCCAAAATATCGTACAATCCTTCAATGATGAACGGTTCATCATCCACAATAAATACCTTGTACATATTAAATAACTGTCCCTTCTGTATGAGGATAACGTACCTTGATCAGGGTTCCTTCTCCGAGTGTACTCTCAATCGTGATGCCGAATTCCGGTCCATACAGGAAACGCAAACGGGTGTGTACGCTGCGCAGTCCGAACATTTTACCCGACTCTTCCGGACGTTCCAGTTCTTCTAAAATTTCAGTCAGGCGCTCAGGCTCAATGCCTTTACCGTTATCTCTGACCTCTACCTGCAAAGCGTCGCCCAGTTCTTCCACAACGATCGTTAATTGATTATCCGAACGTTCAGTCTGAATGCCGTGCACCACATAGTTTTCAATAATCGGCTGCAGGGACAGCTTAACCACCGGATGCTGGTTATGCTCGGGGTCCAACTGAATCGTATACATGAAGATGTCCTTATAACGAATCCGGAACAATTCCAGATATAAGCGGCAAGCTTCCATCTCATCCTTCAGCGTATAATTTTTCTTCTGTTGAACAAGGCTCTTGAATAACACGGATAAACTATAGATCATCTCGCCGACATCTTTCGCTCCCTGCGATATGGCCCTCATCCGAATGACTTCAAGCGTGTTATAGAGAAAATGAGGATTAATCCGAGCCTGGAGTGCGACCAGTTCCGTCTCTTTTTGTTTAATCTCTGCCTTGTAGACGCGTTCAATATACTGATTAAGTTCATCCAGCATGTCGTTGAAACTATGCGAGATTTGTCCCAGCTCATCATCACGGGCATCATCGATGCGCGCTGTCAGGTTCCCATATTTAACTTTTTGGGTGAAACGAATGATTCTGCGGGTGCGTTTGGCAAAATTGATAATGAAAAACGCCGGAACCAGCACGGCAAACAGAATACATATAATGCTGATTGATACGATTGTATTGCGTGTACCTGCATAGGCTTCCGCCATTTCATCCACTGGAACCGTGCCAACCACCACATATCCTTGATCCGCCGAGACAAATTTGTTCACATACATGTTCTTTTCCTTCTTCATTGAATCCATATCCGTCTGATCAAACAACGAATCGGCCACATTGATATACGGGTACTTTTTGCCGTAATAGTTACTGTTGGAATCGAACAATACCGTACCTTTGGCTGACAGCACCACAATTTCTCCCTTGAGATTGCTTTCATAACTGTCGAGAGCATTGCCAATGCCCGCAGAGTCAAAGAAAACGAGGAACTGTCCCAAATTTCGTAGGGTCTGTGTATTGTTGATGGGCACACGAATCGCATACAGCGCAGGGTCCCACTGATTTATTTCTTTGCGGATCCAATAGTTTGGTGCACTGATATTTGGTGTCTCCATCGCCATCACGTCAGGAATATAGGAATGGGCCACATTGGTGTTCAGCTTTCTAAACTGCTTATGTTGGTTGAAGGTGGACAGATCCTGCCGTTCTGCACTATATAACATCACTTGATTGATATCCGAATTGCGATCCATGATGTTCTGAAAATGTTTCAGTACATCCGCTGAGTAATCATCCTGATTCGCATAATAACCATTCGTCACATGCTGTACATATTCGGCGTACGTGTGATTCATCAAGTAGGTAATATTGGCTGACAGCGCCTCATTCTGATGCATGTCCCTTACCATGTTCTGCACCGATTCATACTGCTGATGAATATATCGGTCGACACTCTCCATAGCTGCCTTCTGAATCGCCAGCTCTCGGCGAATCGTAGCATCGGACACTGACAGGAAGATGATATAAGACAAGGTAATAATCGTTACAATCGAAATCAAGGAGAAGATGAACAGCATCTTCATAAACATATTATTTTGGAAGAAATTTTTGTAAACGCTAACAATATTCAAATCGCAAGTTCCCCCCGCTGCTGATTTCATGAGTAAATTATATCATCTGCCTTCTGACATTAACTTGTCACCTGGAACTTTTCTTTAGTTTATACCTTTATTTCTTTAATTTCACCCTATTTGAAAATGCTTTCATGAACTATCGTTAACCATAAGTTAAGTTTTGTGTAAAAGAATACCTTACATTCATTCGACTTGAAGGAGGAACAACATGACACGCAAACACAAACCCAAAGGCCTTATCCCCAAAGTAACCGCAATGGTTCTCACGTCTGCTCTACTGGGACAAGTCATTGCCTCATCTGTTTATGCAGGAGACACGCTCCCTTACACAGGTGACAGTGCAAAAGGCGTAAACCAGCCGTATCAGCATGGCTACACCGCTGCCCAGATTCTGAATTGGACACCCGAAAGTGATATCCATGGTGATCTGCTTCGTGCTCGTGTACCTTTGCAGCCACGTAATGATGCCTTTGCAGCCACGCAAGCTTATCCTGAACTCAGCCCGGACACTCAGTTGTTTACAATGAGTGGGGATTATGGCAACGCGTTCTTTGATAGCACCCCTTACACGAATGAATTCAGCGAGTACCTCTTTAATTATTGGCAGTATACTGACTATTATAGCTATTGGCATGGTATGGCTTCTGCTGGCGTACCCGAGGAATTGTATGACCCCAATAAGGAATGGACGGAAAAGTACTTTGAGTTTGGCATTTTGAATATTCCGAATCCGGCCTACACCAATGCAGCACACAAAAACGGTGTCCGGTCCATCGCCAACATCTTCTTCTCCGACAACGATCGCGGACCACAAACCTACAAGCAGATGCTTGTTCAGGATGAAAACGGAAATTTCCCAGTCGCTGCAAAGCTGGTTGAGATGGCTAAATATTATAACTACGACGGATATTTCTTTAATCAGGAGGAAGTCGCCAAAGGTGTTGCCCCTGAAGACATCGCTTCCTACAAGAAATTCATGAAGTATTTAAGAGACGAAGGACTATATGTTCAATGGTATGATTCGACCATCAATACAACAGGCAAAATTCAATACCAGAACCAGTTTAACGGACTCAACAGTCCTTTTGTGCAAGATTCTGCATTAGGCAGAGTCTCGGATTCGATCTTCCTGAATTATGTGTGGAACCATGATATGCTGCGCGACTCCCGTGACCATGCCATTGGTTTGGGACTTGATCCGCTGGAAACGGTATTTGCCGGTGTCGAAGGTGGGAATGACCAGTTTGGTCGCTGGAAGCAACGCTACGATCTGCGCAACAATCTGGACGAAAATGGTCAGCCGATGAACAGTATTGCAACACTCGGTGCCGACTTTACCCACAATGCACTGGATGAAGAAATGGGCGATGGCAGCACCAATCATAGAGCCGAAGATGAGTACCAATGGATGACCTTTGTGCGCGACCGTGCCTGGTGGTCAGGTCCGAATCAGGACCCAAGCAACGCACGCCGAACAACCTCCGTCGATCTGTCTGACGTGTACGCTTCCGGTGCAAAGTGGGACGGCATTGCCGCTTACCTCACCGAACGCTCCGTCATTCATGGCTCCAATTTTGTAACCAATTTCAATACTGGCCACGGCTTGAAATATTATGAGAACGGAACCATCTCCAATGAAAGCGAATGGGCCAATATCAATATTCAGGATATCCCGGTCACTTGGCAGTGGTGGATGGATAGTCAGGGTGACAAGCTCACTGTTGATTTTGACTATGGTCCAACCTATGAAAAAGGGGATCGCTACACATATGATTCCGTTGGTGCGTTCACTGGCGGCAGTTCCCTGGTCGTGAACGGACGTCTGAATACGAACAATTTCCTGCACCTGTACAAGACGGATCTGTCGATCAACGCTCAATCCAAACTGGAACTCACCTATAACAAACCGTCTGTCAACGACGCTTCCTCCATGTATGTCGGACTGATCTTCGAGGATGAACCAACCAAAGTGGTCA includes:
- a CDS encoding response regulator transcription factor, with the protein product MYKVFIVDDEPFIIEGLYDILDWSSFDMEIVSHAGNGQAALNALSAQPVDILITDISMPFMNGLDLIREARQLQPDIKVIILSGFNEFEYLKEGMQLGIENYLLKPINVEELESTLRNTASKLDHALSPQTDDAYGVQILKDNILHRWLTGQIAATEFEERAQFLNLSLDAPDVAVAILRTKGEVTGMFERVEGMLKEKSYVNVFHDIDGDIVMVANVHAGEDEKEKFMECLQAISAALCETHPAVLIGAGSLMRGLHHAPTSYQEAKKALQYVMIYPDLKVIDHAILEKGGSSASSFSIDWKEYAKLILSRNAELLAERIRADFEQHRDGVTPAELQNIALEVVIRFKMELEGIKHSDESAIYQRGLRLVLDSGTFDELVQALQQVGTETIQSLLQDLKNPIVNQVLQHIDKHYAEELSLKLLGAHYHLHPVYLGQLFHKETGETFAEYINKYRIERAKEQLRNSNLKVHEIARNVGYWETGYFYKQFRKYVGISPTDFKVFG
- a CDS encoding ABC transporter substrate-binding protein; this encodes MSKQRKSFSLVLALLMAVTLVLSACGGSKEASESGEAGEAPVELIWYTIGTPQKDVNKVMEEVSKYTKEKINATVTMKMVDWGDYPQKMQVNVASGEPMDILFTSSGGFDYVQNARKGAFLELDDLLPKYGQDLIKTIDPAFLSGSKVDGHNYGIPANKELPQQEVWRFNKTLLDKYKMDISNIRTLDSLEPLLKTIKENEPSVTPFGMDKNFVPYVPYDYVIQNLPMAIKLDTTDYKIVNILDTPEMKEALKTMSKYYKAGYVSPEAATTGSTNDLTTSGNWFLDRAQTQPLADNQWSASYGYPVISTPASDAIITNTSVQGSIMAISANSEYPEKAMEFLNLLNTDPVLRNMVDSGIEGVHYKKVDDTHMENLAESKNYDMPSYSLGNNMLLYLNNNDPDNKWDEFKKFNAEGVNSPILSFNFDSSKVSSELTAVQNVKEQYWAALMTGTLDPENNLEQVIEKFNQAGLEKVMAEAQTQLDAWRAANK
- a CDS encoding ABC transporter permease: MTAFLKNLIRNRVMLFMVLPGAIWFFFFSYLPLVGTVAAFKQYRFSREGFWASLMKSEWVGWDNFKFLFSTNDAWLITRNTLFYNLAIIFLGLVFAVGLAILLSELVNKRLAKLYQTGMFLPYFLSWVIVGYFAFSFLSMDRGMLNQIIGWFGVEPIQWYSEAKYWPYILVFVALWKTIGYNSIVYLASILGIDKSLYEAAMIDGANKWQQIRNITIPLLSPIIIIMTLLAVGRIFYADFGLFYQVPRDSGTLYAVTNVIDTYVYRGLKTSGEIGMSTAAGLYQSVVGFVLVIISNYVVRKIDKDSSLF
- a CDS encoding endo-beta-N-acetylglucosaminidase, with the translated sequence MTRKHKPKGLIPKVTAMVLTSALLGQVIASSVYAGDTLPYTGDSAKGVNQPYQHGYTAAQILNWTPESDIHGDLLRARVPLQPRNDAFAATQAYPELSPDTQLFTMSGDYGNAFFDSTPYTNEFSEYLFNYWQYTDYYSYWHGMASAGVPEELYDPNKEWTEKYFEFGILNIPNPAYTNAAHKNGVRSIANIFFSDNDRGPQTYKQMLVQDENGNFPVAAKLVEMAKYYNYDGYFFNQEEVAKGVAPEDIASYKKFMKYLRDEGLYVQWYDSTINTTGKIQYQNQFNGLNSPFVQDSALGRVSDSIFLNYVWNHDMLRDSRDHAIGLGLDPLETVFAGVEGGNDQFGRWKQRYDLRNNLDENGQPMNSIATLGADFTHNALDEEMGDGSTNHRAEDEYQWMTFVRDRAWWSGPNQDPSNARRTTSVDLSDVYASGAKWDGIAAYLTERSVIHGSNFVTNFNTGHGLKYYENGTISNESEWANINIQDIPVTWQWWMDSQGDKLTVDFDYGPTYEKGDRYTYDSVGAFTGGSSLVVNGRLNTNNFLHLYKTDLSINAQSKLELTYNKPSVNDASSMYVGLIFEDEPTKVVKVKVPDSGQHTSGWKTTSLDLSGYQGKTVAAFGISFDPNGSTIENYQMNIGEIRISDGSAAKPDAPTGFHIAKALTNTDELVVEWDIEDYSKVKQYNLYENGVYVGGVYDSTFYIKSLQQPTGELSIRAVGADGTESEATVLPYDLNAAVSDIDVKFKHNGDAIVSWKNPKKNKGKDPIQLTLQTEYTKEPFTKTLQVKKGKQSAVLTGLPTNGEHYVLNIAIGKQNSVTTTGQLADTQITPYAKDKVTVKDGKYTLALPDLEDWYKIYIYENEVPREFGVTYVSQKFPYIIRGRTKLSELTFTPVSSSSSLKLVIEDYAGNKATTILR
- a CDS encoding sensor histidine kinase, yielding MFMKMLFIFSLISIVTIITLSYIIFLSVSDATIRRELAIQKAAMESVDRYIHQQYESVQNMVRDMHQNEALSANITYLMNHTYAEYVQHVTNGYYANQDDYSADVLKHFQNIMDRNSDINQVMLYSAERQDLSTFNQHKQFRKLNTNVAHSYIPDVMAMETPNISAPNYWIRKEINQWDPALYAIRVPINNTQTLRNLGQFLVFFDSAGIGNALDSYESNLKGEIVVLSAKGTVLFDSNSNYYGKKYPYINVADSLFDQTDMDSMKKEKNMYVNKFVSADQGYVVVGTVPVDEMAEAYAGTRNTIVSISIICILFAVLVPAFFIINFAKRTRRIIRFTQKVKYGNLTARIDDARDDELGQISHSFNDMLDELNQYIERVYKAEIKQKETELVALQARINPHFLYNTLEVIRMRAISQGAKDVGEMIYSLSVLFKSLVQQKKNYTLKDEMEACRLYLELFRIRYKDIFMYTIQLDPEHNQHPVVKLSLQPIIENYVVHGIQTERSDNQLTIVVEELGDALQVEVRDNGKGIEPERLTEILEELERPEESGKMFGLRSVHTRLRFLYGPEFGITIESTLGEGTLIKVRYPHTEGTVI